One window of the Anopheles cruzii chromosome 2, idAnoCruzAS_RS32_06, whole genome shotgun sequence genome contains the following:
- the LOC128269331 gene encoding methyltransferase-like protein 22 isoform X1 has product MSSFEVTSELYAEAEFCSTDTGNGNAVSKFTFVYPDQSHHPPSSIAEANGTVYSNGLQAHKSTPKSNGTAAAPANAQHEDEESYGEESADGTDTDAESASEPGEDDDAELNDDCCSGSTTKVPNNTPLEVDKDGDVLVKRLRKGAIEIEHRKSTFLDLVGLQIWRGALLLADYILHNERKFKNSHILELGSGVGLTSIVASMYARQVICTDIDIGGLLDLIRSNIQRNAHLSNPHCRMNVEELNFKTSYQDFTREFKNQLQTINYVIAADVIYDDEITEAFVRTIVSLLLELPKLKAIYIALEKRYVFTLEDMESVAPCYDYFLRYFEKRNNRFGVNRWKLINVCMDFPRYFDYDKVKDLVLLKICHAGK; this is encoded by the exons ATGTCGTCTTTCGAAGTAACCTCCGAGCTCTACGCTGAAGCGGAATTTTGCAGTACAGATACTGGTAATGGCA ATGCTGTGTCTAAATTTACCTTCGTTTACCCTGACCAAAGTCACCATCCGCCGTCGAGCATTGCTGAAGCGAATGGGACGGTGTATAGTAATGGATTACAGGCACATAAATCTACCCCGAAAAGCAATGGgacagcagcggcaccagcgaATGCCCAACATGAAGACGAGGAAAGTTATGGAGAAGAAAGTGCCGATGGAACCGATACTGATGCAGAAAGTGCTTCCGAGCCTGGTGAAGATGACGATGCGGAGTTGAACGATGACTGCTGCTCAGGTTCTACTACTAAAGTGCCGAACAACACCCCGCTTGAGGTTGACAAGGACGGCGATGTTCTGGTGAAACGTCTCCGAAAGGGCGCTATCGAAATTG AGCATCGTAAGTCAACGTTTTTGGACCTGGTGGGATTGCAAATCTGGCGCGGAGCGTTGCTGCTGGCAGACTATATTTTACATAATGAGCGAAAGTTTAAAAATAGTCACATTCTTGAACTGGGCTCCGGCGTCGGTTTGACCAGTATCGTGGCCAGCATGTACGCACGGCAAGTTATCTGCACTG ACATCGACATTGGAGGTCTGCTGGATTTGATCAGAAGCAACATTCAAAGGAATGCCCACCTATCGAACCCACACTGCCGGATGAACGTCGAGGAGCTTAACTTCAAAACCAGTTACCAGGATTTTACGCGAGAATTTAAAAATCAACTGCAAACGATCAACTACGTCATAGCGGCCGACG TTATCTACGATGATGAAATAACCGAAGCGTTTGTGCGAACAATTGTGAGTTTATTGCTCGAGCTCCCGAAGCTAAAGGCAATTTATATCGCGCTCGAAAAGCGGTATGTGTTCACGCTGGAGGACATGGAGTCGGTTGCTCCTTGTTATGATTATTTTTTGCGATATTTCGAAAAGCGTAACAACCGTTTCGGTGTGAACCGTTGGAAGCTGATAAATGTGTGCATGGATTTTCCCCGCTACTTTGACTACGACAAGGTGAAGGATTTGGTGTTGCTTAAAATTTGCCATGCCGGCAAATAA
- the LOC128269331 gene encoding methyltransferase-like protein 22 isoform X2, which yields MSSFEVTSELYAEAEFCSTDTDAVSKFTFVYPDQSHHPPSSIAEANGTVYSNGLQAHKSTPKSNGTAAAPANAQHEDEESYGEESADGTDTDAESASEPGEDDDAELNDDCCSGSTTKVPNNTPLEVDKDGDVLVKRLRKGAIEIEHRKSTFLDLVGLQIWRGALLLADYILHNERKFKNSHILELGSGVGLTSIVASMYARQVICTDIDIGGLLDLIRSNIQRNAHLSNPHCRMNVEELNFKTSYQDFTREFKNQLQTINYVIAADVIYDDEITEAFVRTIVSLLLELPKLKAIYIALEKRYVFTLEDMESVAPCYDYFLRYFEKRNNRFGVNRWKLINVCMDFPRYFDYDKVKDLVLLKICHAGK from the exons ATGTCGTCTTTCGAAGTAACCTCCGAGCTCTACGCTGAAGCGGAATTTTGCAGTACAGATACTG ATGCTGTGTCTAAATTTACCTTCGTTTACCCTGACCAAAGTCACCATCCGCCGTCGAGCATTGCTGAAGCGAATGGGACGGTGTATAGTAATGGATTACAGGCACATAAATCTACCCCGAAAAGCAATGGgacagcagcggcaccagcgaATGCCCAACATGAAGACGAGGAAAGTTATGGAGAAGAAAGTGCCGATGGAACCGATACTGATGCAGAAAGTGCTTCCGAGCCTGGTGAAGATGACGATGCGGAGTTGAACGATGACTGCTGCTCAGGTTCTACTACTAAAGTGCCGAACAACACCCCGCTTGAGGTTGACAAGGACGGCGATGTTCTGGTGAAACGTCTCCGAAAGGGCGCTATCGAAATTG AGCATCGTAAGTCAACGTTTTTGGACCTGGTGGGATTGCAAATCTGGCGCGGAGCGTTGCTGCTGGCAGACTATATTTTACATAATGAGCGAAAGTTTAAAAATAGTCACATTCTTGAACTGGGCTCCGGCGTCGGTTTGACCAGTATCGTGGCCAGCATGTACGCACGGCAAGTTATCTGCACTG ACATCGACATTGGAGGTCTGCTGGATTTGATCAGAAGCAACATTCAAAGGAATGCCCACCTATCGAACCCACACTGCCGGATGAACGTCGAGGAGCTTAACTTCAAAACCAGTTACCAGGATTTTACGCGAGAATTTAAAAATCAACTGCAAACGATCAACTACGTCATAGCGGCCGACG TTATCTACGATGATGAAATAACCGAAGCGTTTGTGCGAACAATTGTGAGTTTATTGCTCGAGCTCCCGAAGCTAAAGGCAATTTATATCGCGCTCGAAAAGCGGTATGTGTTCACGCTGGAGGACATGGAGTCGGTTGCTCCTTGTTATGATTATTTTTTGCGATATTTCGAAAAGCGTAACAACCGTTTCGGTGTGAACCGTTGGAAGCTGATAAATGTGTGCATGGATTTTCCCCGCTACTTTGACTACGACAAGGTGAAGGATTTGGTGTTGCTTAAAATTTGCCATGCCGGCAAATAA